The following are from one region of the Melaminivora suipulveris genome:
- a CDS encoding YrhK family protein yields the protein MKLGELFSNDNRTRSQAAQGTFARFELLRSAVQFLAALCFLGGSVALTARDPQQLSSWLYIAGSVLFCAVPAVRLWSELVLYRMGHTETLAERSIALSPGQLERRRRRAKRKGE from the coding sequence GTGAAGCTGGGCGAGCTGTTTTCCAACGACAACCGCACGCGCTCGCAGGCGGCGCAGGGCACCTTCGCGCGCTTTGAGCTGCTGCGCAGCGCCGTGCAGTTCCTGGCCGCGCTGTGCTTTCTGGGCGGCTCGGTGGCGCTGACGGCGCGCGATCCGCAGCAGCTCTCGTCATGGCTGTACATCGCCGGCTCGGTGCTGTTTTGCGCCGTGCCCGCGGTGCGGCTGTGGAGCGAGCTGGTGCTCTACCGCATGGGCCACACCGAAACCCTGGCCGAGCGCAGCATCGCCCTGTCGCCAGGGCAACTGGAGCGGCGCCGGCGGCGGGCGAAGCGCAAGGGGGAGTGA